One window of the Crassaminicella thermophila genome contains the following:
- a CDS encoding FtsW/RodA/SpoVE family cell cycle protein: MIRKLLNYKMPQNLIFLIDIMALLLLYFYKDGFDEFILVSGVLLAFLIYLSNFILIKTSSGDHYIFLIMAMLVSIGIIMIYRIDPSYGFKQITWFGIGIATFFFFYAMTKNIKGFEKWCEFYVGISMALFLFTLVFGVKIKGATNWIKIGGFSFQPAELIKILFVFFLASYYVQKEKIKNTYIFIGIVYTYIGFLFIQRDLGTAMIFYFVFMTIFYIFEEDRKLIYYNLVGAFVIAVLSYFFINHVKIRIVTWLNPWPYIDNKGYQITQSLFAIASGGFFGTGIGLGHPEFIPEVHTDFIFSAICEEMGIFGGIGVIMLFLILVYRGFKIALNQHNRFFKIIALGMTAMLGFQAFIIIAGVIKMIPLTGVTLPFVSYGGSSLVSSFAALGILQVASEEVELEQEEKNGHYIQEDR; the protein is encoded by the coding sequence ATGATAAGAAAATTATTAAATTATAAAATGCCGCAAAATTTAATATTTTTGATAGATATTATGGCTCTTTTATTACTTTATTTTTATAAAGATGGTTTTGATGAGTTTATTTTGGTGTCAGGGGTACTGTTAGCTTTTCTTATATATCTATCGAATTTTATATTGATTAAAACTTCTTCAGGAGATCATTATATATTTTTGATTATGGCTATGCTTGTAAGCATAGGAATTATTATGATATATCGAATCGATCCTAGTTATGGATTTAAGCAGATTACTTGGTTTGGTATAGGGATTGCAACTTTTTTTTTCTTTTATGCTATGACAAAAAATATAAAAGGTTTTGAAAAATGGTGTGAGTTTTATGTTGGGATATCTATGGCTTTATTTTTGTTTACTTTAGTTTTCGGTGTAAAAATAAAAGGAGCTACAAATTGGATAAAAATAGGAGGATTTAGCTTTCAACCTGCAGAATTAATAAAAATACTATTTGTATTTTTTTTAGCTTCTTACTATGTGCAAAAGGAAAAAATAAAAAATACCTATATTTTTATAGGAATTGTATATACTTACATAGGTTTTTTGTTTATACAAAGAGATTTAGGAACTGCAATGATATTTTATTTTGTATTTATGACTATATTTTATATATTTGAAGAAGATAGAAAGCTAATATACTATAATTTAGTAGGGGCTTTTGTTATAGCTGTTTTGAGCTATTTCTTTATCAATCATGTAAAGATAAGAATTGTTACGTGGTTGAATCCTTGGCCATATATCGACAATAAGGGATATCAGATTACACAATCTTTGTTTGCTATTGCATCTGGAGGTTTTTTTGGTACGGGTATAGGACTAGGGCATCCTGAATTTATCCCTGAAGTGCATACAGATTTTATATTTTCAGCAATTTGCGAGGAAATGGGAATATTTGGTGGTATTGGGGTAATTATGTTATTCCTTATTTTGGTTTATAGAGGCTTTAAAATTGCTTTAAATCAGCATAATAGGTTTTTCAAAATAATTGCTTTGGGAATGACGGCTATGTTAGGATTTCAGGCTTTTATTATTATTGCTGGTGTTATAAAGATGATTCCATTAACTGGTGTAACATTACCATTTGTCAGTTATGGAGGAAGTTCATTAGTGTCAAGCTTTGCAGCGTTGGGGATACTACAGGTAGCTTCTGAGGAGGTAGAATTGGAACAGGAGGAAAAAAATGGACATTATATCCAGGAGGATCGTTAA
- a CDS encoding transcriptional regulator: MKLSQIIDLLSAKVYTKNVDLDIFFDYGRASDLLSDVLRDDVLRDPAHNCIFLTGLVNLQVIRTAEMMDIKAIVFVRDKKPSKEIIDLATKNGIILLGTKYKLYKCCGLLYSHGLHA; this comes from the coding sequence TTGAAACTATCACAAATAATCGATCTGCTTTCAGCAAAAGTTTATACAAAAAATGTTGATTTAGACATTTTTTTTGATTATGGACGGGCTTCTGACTTATTAAGCGATGTTTTGAGAGACGATGTTTTAAGAGATCCTGCACATAATTGTATTTTTCTCACAGGACTAGTAAATCTTCAAGTTATAAGAACAGCTGAAATGATGGATATTAAAGCAATCGTTTTTGTTCGTGATAAAAAACCATCTAAAGAGATTATTGATTTAGCGACAAAGAATGGAATCATCTTACTAGGTACTAAATATAAACTTTATAAATGCTGTGGCTTGTTATATAGTCATGGGCTACATGCTTAA
- the pepF gene encoding oligoendopeptidase F, translating to MEDKKNIQKRKDIPEEFKWKLEKMYENDSLWEKDVLHIKNQVKELVKYVGRLGESAENLFNALKLKDEISRKLENVFVYARMRKDEDNTVTKYQAMTDKAQGLAVEVQSSLSFMVPEIISIDEAKIRAFLKEHKDLKIYHFYLEELLRQKEHILSKEEEQILAQMGELAAAPKNIFGMLNNADIKFPTILDENGKEIEVTKGRYIKFLESSDRRVRKDAFKALYSSYEKQKNTIAATLNYSVKKDVFYAKVRKYKSALQASLDEDNIPVSVYDNLIQTVEDHLDAMYRYVKLRKKALGVEKLHMYDLYTPIVKEIDIEIPYEKAKQQVKEGLNPLGEEYIKILEKGFKDGWIDVYENEGKTSGAYSFGTYDSPPYVLLNYQNTVHDLFTLAHEMGHSLHSYYSHKNQPYVYGGYAIFVAEVASTVNEALLMEYLLKNTNDKNMKMYLINHYLEQFRGTVYRQTMFAKFEKIIHEKVENKEALTPETLCEIYVDLNRKYYGPDVVIDDEIKMEWARIPHFYNAFYVYKYATGYSAAISLSQKILKEGEVAVEKYLNFLKGGGSDYPMNLLKGAGVDMTTTKPIHNALKVFENLVDEMEKMIL from the coding sequence ATGGAAGATAAAAAAAATATTCAAAAAAGAAAAGATATACCAGAGGAATTTAAATGGAAGCTAGAAAAAATGTATGAAAATGATAGCTTATGGGAAAAAGATGTATTGCATATAAAAAATCAAGTAAAGGAGCTTGTAAAATATGTTGGCAGGCTTGGGGAATCAGCAGAAAATTTATTTAATGCACTTAAGTTAAAGGATGAAATTTCTCGAAAATTAGAGAATGTATTTGTATATGCTAGGATGCGTAAAGATGAGGATAATACAGTTACAAAGTATCAGGCTATGACTGATAAAGCTCAAGGGTTAGCAGTAGAAGTACAAAGCAGTTTATCATTTATGGTACCAGAAATTATTAGTATTGATGAGGCAAAAATAAGAGCTTTTTTAAAAGAACATAAAGATTTAAAAATATATCATTTTTATTTAGAAGAGCTGCTTCGACAAAAGGAACATATTCTTTCTAAGGAAGAAGAACAGATTTTAGCACAAATGGGAGAGTTAGCAGCAGCACCGAAAAACATATTTGGTATGCTTAATAATGCAGATATAAAATTTCCTACGATTTTAGATGAAAATGGTAAAGAAATAGAAGTAACAAAAGGAAGATATATTAAATTTTTAGAAAGCAGTGATAGAAGGGTAAGAAAAGATGCATTTAAAGCATTGTATAGTTCATATGAAAAACAAAAGAATACTATTGCAGCTACATTAAATTATAGCGTGAAAAAAGATGTATTTTATGCGAAGGTGAGAAAATATAAATCTGCTTTGCAGGCATCTTTAGATGAAGATAATATTCCTGTGTCTGTGTATGACAATCTAATTCAAACAGTAGAAGATCATTTAGATGCTATGTATCGATATGTGAAACTACGTAAAAAGGCATTAGGGGTAGAAAAACTTCATATGTATGATCTATATACACCTATTGTAAAAGAAATAGATATAGAAATACCTTATGAAAAAGCAAAACAGCAAGTAAAAGAAGGTTTAAATCCTTTAGGAGAAGAGTATATTAAGATTTTAGAAAAAGGATTTAAAGATGGATGGATTGATGTTTATGAGAATGAAGGAAAGACTAGTGGGGCATATTCCTTTGGAACTTATGATAGTCCACCTTATGTACTTTTGAATTATCAGAATACAGTTCATGATTTATTTACTCTTGCTCATGAAATGGGGCATTCATTACATTCTTATTATTCACATAAGAATCAACCATATGTTTATGGAGGATATGCTATATTTGTTGCAGAAGTAGCTTCTACAGTAAACGAAGCTTTACTTATGGAGTATTTATTAAAAAATACAAATGATAAAAATATGAAGATGTATTTAATTAACCATTATCTTGAACAATTTAGAGGAACTGTCTATAGACAAACCATGTTTGCAAAGTTTGAAAAAATTATTCATGAAAAAGTAGAAAATAAAGAAGCACTAACACCAGAAACTCTTTGTGAAATTTATGTTGATTTAAACAGAAAGTACTATGGACCTGATGTAGTTATTGACGATGAGATTAAGATGGAATGGGCAAGAATTCCTCATTTTTACAATGCGTTTTATGTATATAAATATGCTACAGGATATTCTGCAGCTATTTCATTGTCTCAAAAGATTTTAAAAGAGGGAGAAGTTGCAGTAGAAAAATATTTAAATTTCTTAAAGGGTGGAGGTTCAGACTATCCAATGAATCTTTTAAAAGGAGCAGGAGTGGATATGACGACAACTAAACCAATCCATAATGCATTAAAGGTTTTTGAAAATTTAGTAGATGAAATGGAAAAAATGATTCTATAA
- a CDS encoding FHA domain-containing protein, whose product MFNFLSLVFRYLFILVIYLFIFGIIHLIYQDIKSMSGVMDNYPYLKLINRKDSLPFKVKEVYTLDSTVTIGRKKENDIVIKDPYISNYHLKITLDEENFFIEDLDSINGTYVNGDRIIDVVKLENGDRIKFGQVEFLYVSNV is encoded by the coding sequence ATGTTTAATTTTTTATCTCTTGTATTTAGATATTTGTTTATATTAGTTATATATCTATTTATTTTTGGTATTATACATCTAATTTATCAAGATATTAAAAGCATGAGTGGAGTTATGGATAATTATCCATATTTAAAGTTAATTAATCGAAAGGATAGTTTGCCTTTTAAAGTCAAAGAGGTTTATACACTTGATTCTACCGTTACAATAGGGAGAAAAAAAGAAAATGATATTGTTATAAAGGATCCGTATATTTCGAATTATCATTTAAAAATAACATTAGATGAAGAAAATTTTTTTATTGAAGATTTAGATAGTATCAATGGAACATACGTGAATGGGGATAGAATTATAGATGTTGTAAAATTAGAAAATGGAGATAGAATCAAATTTGGTCAAGTGGAATTTTTATATGTAAGCAATGTGTAA
- a CDS encoding [Fe-Fe] hydrogenase large subunit C-terminal domain-containing protein, which translates to MGEYFHSVILEDDKCIGCTNCIKRCPTEAIRVKNGKARIIKERCIDCGECIRICPQHAKNSITDPIESIKDFKYKIALPAPSLLGQFDENTDPKKILSALKSIGFDEVFEVSRGADIVSNYTRELLKNPSKLPLISSSCPAIVRLIQIRFPSLIDHIVPIESPMEVAAMLARQKSVQKTGLSPEDIGIFFISPCPAKITSVKNPIGNFHSNVDRIISIKSVYPLIKKNLKKDLQNDETEFYDSGKAIGWARSGGETFSLNIQDYLCVDGIENVIKILDEIENDKLKNIKFVECLACINGCVGGSLTVENAFVARNRIRKLSQKYMKEKEIQLNKTIKDFLLKEKILPKNVRKLDDNIIEAMKKMEKIDYINSLLPDLDCGACGSPSCRALAEDIVLGYSNLDDCMIIFRDKVNALLSKKKNASKKNTD; encoded by the coding sequence ATGGGCGAATATTTCCACTCTGTTATATTAGAAGATGATAAATGTATAGGTTGTACTAATTGCATTAAAAGATGCCCTACAGAAGCTATCCGAGTTAAAAACGGAAAAGCAAGAATTATTAAAGAAAGATGCATAGATTGCGGTGAATGTATAAGAATATGTCCTCAACATGCAAAAAATAGCATTACAGATCCAATAGAGAGCATAAAAGATTTTAAATATAAAATTGCGCTTCCTGCACCTTCTTTACTAGGTCAATTTGATGAAAATACCGACCCTAAAAAAATATTATCTGCATTAAAATCGATTGGCTTTGATGAAGTATTTGAAGTATCAAGAGGTGCTGATATTGTATCTAATTATACAAGAGAATTATTAAAAAATCCTTCTAAGTTACCACTAATTTCATCATCATGTCCAGCTATTGTACGGCTTATACAGATAAGATTTCCTAGTCTGATTGATCATATTGTTCCAATTGAATCTCCTATGGAAGTAGCTGCTATGCTTGCGCGACAAAAATCAGTTCAAAAAACAGGACTATCTCCAGAAGATATTGGTATTTTCTTTATCAGTCCTTGTCCTGCAAAAATAACTAGTGTAAAAAATCCAATAGGTAATTTTCATTCAAATGTAGATAGGATTATCTCCATAAAATCTGTATATCCACTCATAAAGAAAAACTTAAAAAAAGATTTACAAAATGATGAAACTGAATTTTATGATTCTGGAAAAGCAATAGGTTGGGCAAGATCTGGTGGCGAAACCTTTTCATTAAACATACAAGATTATTTATGTGTAGACGGAATAGAAAATGTCATAAAAATACTAGATGAAATTGAGAATGATAAATTAAAGAATATTAAGTTTGTAGAATGTTTAGCATGCATTAATGGATGCGTTGGAGGATCTTTAACTGTAGAAAATGCATTCGTTGCAAGAAACAGAATTAGAAAACTTTCACAAAAATACATGAAAGAAAAAGAAATTCAATTAAATAAGACCATTAAAGATTTCTTGCTTAAAGAGAAAATCCTTCCTAAAAATGTTCGAAAATTGGATGATAATATCATAGAAGCAATGAAGAAAATGGAAAAAATCGATTACATTAATAGCTTACTACCTGATTTAGATTGTGGTGCTTGTGGCTCTCCTTCCTGTAGAGCCCTTGCTGAAGATATTGTATTAGGTTATTCTAATTTAGACGATTGTATGATTATATTTAGAGATAAGGTAAACGCTTTACTTTCTAAGAAAAAAAATGCCTCCAAAAAGAATACTGACTAA